A stretch of Candidatus Bathyarchaeia archaeon DNA encodes these proteins:
- a CDS encoding BadF/BadG/BcrA/BcrD ATPase family protein, whose product MHRKLVLGVDGGATKTICVISDEDFRVVGVGKAGPCNYNVVGVENARRNVEKAIQMAYSSISDGQLKGKVADVGCFGIGGLTTQRDYEIISSKIVPLESARNRVIVNDVVVAFYAATGGEPGIVVVAGTGSIAYGMNSRGESMISSGWGWLIGDEGSAFYIARQALASATKAYDGRGRKTILVDMFREEFGVSDFKDIVPKIYHEVTSTNIALLSRVVFSAARRGDRVAMKILRDAGEELGKAAVAIARRLFNKGERIVVGVSGGVFRADLTVWEHFKKYVSKRLPNVIFTPPVEHPVVGALIMGYKALNLEISDEDKLSLMENVAREIGE is encoded by the coding sequence TTGCATAGGAAACTGGTTCTCGGGGTTGATGGTGGAGCAACAAAAACCATATGCGTTATTTCTGATGAAGATTTTAGGGTTGTTGGGGTTGGAAAAGCTGGCCCATGCAACTATAATGTTGTCGGCGTCGAGAACGCTCGAAGAAACGTTGAAAAAGCTATTCAGATGGCTTATTCAAGTATTAGTGATGGGCAGCTGAAGGGTAAAGTAGCCGACGTGGGATGCTTTGGGATCGGCGGGTTGACGACGCAGCGTGATTACGAGATAATCTCCAGTAAAATAGTTCCATTAGAATCCGCTAGAAACAGGGTAATAGTTAACGATGTTGTAGTCGCCTTCTACGCTGCAACAGGCGGCGAACCGGGCATAGTTGTTGTCGCCGGCACTGGCTCCATAGCCTACGGCATGAATAGTAGGGGGGAGAGCATGATATCCAGCGGATGGGGTTGGCTTATAGGCGATGAGGGGAGCGCCTTCTACATAGCGAGGCAGGCGCTGGCTTCAGCCACGAAGGCCTATGATGGGAGAGGGAGAAAAACCATTCTGGTGGACATGTTTAGGGAGGAGTTTGGGGTAAGCGACTTTAAAGATATAGTTCCAAAAATCTACCATGAGGTTACGTCAACCAATATTGCCTTGCTGTCTAGAGTAGTTTTTTCAGCTGCGAGAAGAGGCGACAGGGTGGCGATGAAAATATTGAGGGATGCGGGTGAGGAGTTAGGTAAAGCGGCGGTTGCCATAGCGAGGAGACTTTTCAATAAAGGTGAGCGTATAGTGGTTGGCGTGTCGGGCGGCGTCTTCAGAGCGGATTTAACGGTGTGGGAGCACTTCAAGAAATACGTGTCAAAGCGGCTGCCAAACGTCATATTCACTCCTCCAGTAGAGCATCCGGTTGTAGGCGCGCTGATAATGGGATATAAGGCTCTTAACTTAGAGATAAGCGACGAGGATAAGTTGTCTCTGATGGAAAATGTGGCGCGTGAAATTGGGGAGTAA
- a CDS encoding sugar kinase — protein sequence MLDVVTLGEMLVQFNPVTTGPLRHVVYFEKHAAGSEANFAIGMVRLGFKAGFITRVGNDEFGKYILSVLRGEGVDTSRVKIDYEAPTGIYFIQRGYPIPERSSVLYYRRGSAASRMSPGDIDENYIKGSRLLHLTGITPALSESCREATFKSLRIAVENKIMVSFDTNIRLKLWLKAEKARETLLPMIEKADIVLTEPEDAEILIGEKDPGKIIDRMLALGPRIIAVKLGAEGAVASDGRAIFVKSGFKVPVVDVIGAGDAFAAGFIASILRGRSLEEALMFGNAAGALVVAVRGDIENLPSWEDIEKFLAFQRKEPVVLR from the coding sequence ATGCTCGACGTCGTTACTCTGGGTGAAATGCTAGTTCAATTTAACCCTGTTACAACTGGGCCCTTAAGGCACGTGGTGTACTTTGAGAAGCATGCTGCGGGTTCGGAGGCCAACTTTGCGATAGGCATGGTTAGGCTCGGCTTTAAGGCGGGGTTTATAACTCGCGTTGGAAACGATGAGTTTGGGAAATATATTCTCTCTGTTTTAAGGGGTGAGGGTGTAGATACCTCAAGGGTTAAGATAGACTATGAGGCGCCAACCGGCATATATTTTATACAGAGGGGTTACCCTATACCGGAGAGGAGCTCCGTGCTCTATTATAGGCGGGGTTCAGCTGCGAGCAGAATGTCGCCTGGAGACATAGATGAGAACTACATTAAGGGCTCTAGGCTGCTGCATTTAACGGGGATCACGCCCGCTTTAAGCGAGAGTTGCAGAGAAGCCACATTTAAATCGTTGAGGATTGCTGTTGAAAACAAGATTATGGTTTCCTTCGACACGAATATTAGATTGAAGCTCTGGCTTAAAGCGGAAAAAGCCCGAGAGACGTTGCTCCCAATGATTGAGAAGGCAGACATAGTCTTGACTGAACCAGAAGACGCTGAGATCCTAATAGGCGAGAAAGATCCGGGAAAAATAATTGATAGGATGCTTGCGCTGGGCCCAAGGATAATTGCAGTTAAGCTCGGCGCAGAAGGGGCTGTAGCGTCCGATGGGCGAGCGATTTTTGTGAAGTCAGGGTTTAAAGTCCCGGTTGTCGATGTTATCGGCGCGGGGGACGCGTTTGCGGCCGGATTTATAGCGAGCATTCTTCGAGGGAGAAGCCTAGAAGAGGCCTTAATGTTTGGTAACGCCGCCGGCGCACTGGTTGTAGCTGTTAGGGGCGATATAGAAAATCTGCCATCATGGGAGGATATTGAGAAGTTTTTGGCTTTCCAGAGAAAGGAGCCCGTGGTGCTCAGGTGA
- the infB gene encoding translation initiation factor IF-2 has product METRIRQPIVCVLGHVDTGKTTLLDLIRKTSVQAREVGGMTQHIGASFFPIDTLKEIAGPFLRIVGGEIRIPGLLVIDTPGHEAFANLRRRGGGIADIAILVIDILKGFEAQTYEVIEILKSRKTPFLVAANKIDRIPGWKPYPNAPFLESYKRQEPAVRQILDEHLYRIIGKFSELSFRADRFDRIRDFTKTVAIIPTSAKTGEGIPELIAVLAGLTQQYLRGRLQTTSGPAKGTVLEVREEVGLGVTVNAIIYDGVLRKGDIIVLGGKEKPIVTSVRAILMPKPLDEIRDPRERFLSVDEVYAAAGVKIVAPNLEGALAGAPVYVVPSEAKVDEYVKEVLEEIGKIRISTEIDGVVLKADTLGSLEAIAESLSRNGVPVRLADVGDVSKRDVTEATIVKEKEPLYGVVLAFNVKVLPDAEEEAKAHNIPIFWHNVIYHLIDEYIKWMRSEKETRERGEFERLVKPAKIKVLPGYVFRRSKPAIVGVEILAGQIKPRIRLMTGEGKEIGEILQIQDKGAAIPNAGKGRQVAISIDRPIVGRHFDEGDILYSHIPEEHARLLNSKFKDKLSADEMEALGEIITIMRKISPLWASG; this is encoded by the coding sequence TTGGAGACTCGAATCAGGCAACCTATCGTCTGTGTCCTCGGTCACGTTGATACTGGCAAGACCACGCTTCTAGACTTAATTAGAAAGACTAGTGTTCAAGCCCGTGAAGTTGGAGGCATGACTCAGCATATAGGCGCAAGCTTCTTTCCAATAGATACTTTAAAGGAGATAGCTGGCCCATTTCTAAGGATCGTTGGCGGCGAAATCCGGATACCGGGGCTCTTAGTGATCGATACCCCGGGACATGAGGCTTTCGCGAACCTGAGGCGTAGGGGCGGCGGAATAGCTGACATAGCGATACTCGTCATAGATATTTTGAAGGGTTTTGAGGCTCAAACATACGAAGTTATTGAGATCTTAAAGTCTAGGAAGACGCCTTTTCTAGTGGCAGCAAACAAGATTGACAGAATACCGGGCTGGAAACCCTACCCCAACGCTCCATTCCTAGAATCCTACAAGAGGCAGGAGCCTGCTGTTAGGCAGATCCTCGACGAACATCTCTATAGGATCATTGGGAAGTTCTCTGAGCTATCTTTCAGGGCCGATAGATTTGATAGGATAAGAGACTTTACAAAAACGGTGGCCATCATACCGACAAGCGCGAAAACGGGTGAAGGAATACCGGAGCTTATAGCGGTTTTAGCGGGCTTAACGCAGCAGTATCTTAGAGGGAGACTCCAAACAACCAGCGGCCCAGCAAAAGGCACGGTCCTAGAGGTTAGGGAGGAGGTTGGTTTAGGCGTAACCGTGAACGCGATAATTTATGACGGCGTTTTGAGGAAAGGCGACATAATAGTGCTAGGCGGCAAGGAGAAACCCATTGTGACAAGCGTAAGGGCAATATTAATGCCTAAACCGCTCGATGAGATAAGGGATCCCAGAGAGAGATTCCTATCCGTTGATGAGGTTTACGCGGCTGCCGGAGTGAAAATTGTTGCACCAAACCTTGAAGGCGCTCTGGCCGGGGCGCCGGTGTACGTGGTTCCCTCAGAGGCTAAGGTAGACGAATATGTTAAGGAGGTTTTAGAGGAGATTGGGAAAATAAGGATATCGACCGAGATTGATGGAGTTGTCTTGAAGGCGGATACATTGGGCTCCCTAGAGGCTATAGCTGAAAGCCTTTCTAGGAACGGTGTCCCGGTAAGATTGGCGGACGTTGGCGACGTGTCGAAGAGAGATGTGACTGAAGCCACAATCGTTAAAGAGAAGGAGCCTTTATACGGCGTCGTCCTAGCATTTAATGTTAAGGTTTTACCCGACGCTGAGGAAGAGGCGAAAGCGCACAATATACCCATCTTCTGGCACAACGTCATCTACCACTTGATTGACGAGTATATTAAGTGGATGAGAAGCGAGAAGGAGACGCGTGAGAGAGGCGAATTTGAGAGGCTGGTTAAGCCGGCGAAGATAAAGGTTCTGCCGGGCTACGTTTTCCGTAGATCTAAGCCAGCAATAGTTGGCGTGGAGATCCTAGCCGGACAGATAAAGCCTAGAATAAGGTTAATGACAGGCGAAGGGAAGGAGATAGGCGAAATACTGCAGATACAGGATAAGGGCGCAGCGATCCCAAATGCTGGAAAAGGGAGGCAGGTTGCCATCTCAATAGATAGGCCGATCGTCGGGAGACATTTCGATGAGGGAGACATACTTTACTCTCATATTCCAGAGGAGCATGCAAGGCTCCTAAACAGCAAGTTTAAGGATAAGTTAAGCGCCGACGAGATGGAGGCTTTAGGCGAAATAATCACGATAATGAGAAAGATTTCACCTCTCTGGGCATCCGGCTAA
- a CDS encoding phosphotransacetylase family protein, whose translation MVKKAIYVASTDELSGKSAIIMALISITKEMGKSVGYFKPIGFSSSLIPGREHVDEDAEIIGSILNMRCESSDICPLVLRKDEFLEDFTRIDIKSCIEKIHEAYEKISKKADLMLIEGPPTFSTGAFAGCPVPKLARDFNAEILLVEKAGEDSVVDDVLQVQDCCIRWGTRIFGVILNRIPQDRLERTERVIKPFIEKSGINVLGLIPEDKMLSAPTVREICDFIGGRVLAGKDGLDKMVEAILIGAMTPESAAKYFRKVTNELVITGGDRTDIILTALETDVAAIVLTGNLYPNVRVFPRADELNIPLILVPYDTYTTLQHVQKIIGRIKPKDSRRINAAVELVKRNVDYMKILAT comes from the coding sequence TTGGTTAAAAAAGCAATATACGTTGCTTCGACGGATGAGCTTTCAGGTAAAAGCGCTATTATAATGGCGCTCATATCTATTACTAAGGAGATGGGCAAGAGCGTCGGATACTTTAAGCCTATAGGTTTTAGCTCCTCACTGATCCCTGGAAGAGAACACGTAGATGAGGATGCGGAGATAATTGGATCGATCCTGAACATGAGATGTGAGAGCAGCGATATATGCCCACTAGTGCTTAGAAAAGACGAGTTTCTAGAGGATTTTACAAGGATTGACATAAAATCCTGCATTGAAAAAATACATGAGGCCTACGAGAAGATCTCAAAGAAAGCGGATTTAATGCTTATAGAGGGGCCGCCCACTTTCTCCACAGGCGCCTTTGCAGGATGCCCTGTTCCGAAACTCGCAAGGGACTTTAACGCCGAAATACTTTTGGTCGAGAAAGCTGGAGAGGATTCTGTTGTAGATGACGTTCTGCAGGTTCAGGACTGCTGTATAAGGTGGGGTACTAGAATATTCGGCGTCATTTTGAATCGGATACCGCAGGACAGGTTGGAGCGGACTGAGCGGGTAATTAAGCCGTTTATCGAGAAATCTGGCATTAACGTTTTAGGTTTGATTCCTGAAGATAAAATGCTAAGCGCTCCCACCGTTAGAGAAATATGCGACTTCATCGGCGGAAGGGTCTTAGCTGGAAAGGATGGGTTGGATAAGATGGTTGAGGCTATTCTCATAGGTGCAATGACCCCTGAGAGCGCGGCAAAATACTTCCGAAAAGTGACTAATGAGCTTGTAATCACGGGCGGTGATCGAACAGACATAATTTTAACAGCTCTTGAAACCGATGTAGCAGCGATCGTGTTGACTGGAAATCTATATCCAAACGTGAGGGTTTTCCCAAGGGCTGATGAACTCAATATTCCATTAATACTTGTACCATACGACACTTATACGACGCTCCAGCATGTGCAGAAAATTATTGGAAGAATAAAGCCGAAGGATTCAAGAAGAATAAATGCCGCAGTAGAGCTCGTTAAGAGAAACGTTGATTACATGAAGATACTAGCTACATAG
- a CDS encoding acetate--CoA ligase, with protein sequence MKLDAFFNPRSIAVIGASRDPSKVGHRVFRNIVEAGFKGALYPINPNADEILGFKCYRSIRETPGEVDLAVIVVPAKIVPSVVEDCGLKGVKGLIVISAGFSETGREGAQLEREVVSICRKYGMRMQGPNCLGIISVQSRVNASFAPSMPLPGNIAFVSQSGALGSAILNWAIRNEIGFTKFVSLGNEADLNEADFIEALGEDEDTRVIGLYVEGVKEGERFVEVARRVSRKKPIIAIKAGTTSAGVKAVSSHTGSLAGSETAFSAAFKKAGIIRVNTLEELFNLVISFSLQPIPKGKRVLIVTNGGGPGILTADACEKMGLDLPLLEYEIIEKLREQMPPHASLSNPLDVLGDAEENRYKLALESGLKSGNVDGIIVILTPQAVTPCEEIAKVVAEVGKSSTKPIIASFMGLEDTSPAIRTLKEGRIPNYAFPESAAFVLKTMHEYSLIRDMPVEGLAPQLDVNIGKIADIVNRARLEGRPTLMVDEVIEVAKAAGIPMPTAGIARSREEAGKIADSIGYPVVLKIVSPDILHKTDIGGVILGVRSRSEAEENYEILVRRARSAIPGARITGVLVQKMAPPGKEVIVGAVRDPQFGPLIMFGLGGIYVNFLRDVSYRLGPLTRSEAAQMIEETRAYTLLRGVRGEPPSDIDAVIDVILKISQIMMQVKEISEMEVNPLFVYESGEGCLGVDIRIIISRI encoded by the coding sequence ATGAAGCTGGACGCGTTCTTCAACCCAAGATCCATAGCCGTTATCGGTGCAAGCAGAGACCCCTCTAAGGTTGGGCACAGAGTATTCAGAAACATCGTTGAAGCTGGCTTTAAAGGGGCTTTATACCCAATAAACCCGAACGCTGACGAGATACTTGGCTTTAAATGCTACAGAAGCATAAGAGAAACCCCCGGAGAAGTTGACCTAGCGGTAATAGTTGTTCCAGCCAAAATTGTGCCGTCAGTTGTCGAGGATTGCGGTTTAAAGGGGGTTAAGGGTTTAATCGTCATCTCAGCTGGCTTTAGCGAGACCGGCAGGGAGGGGGCGCAGCTAGAACGCGAAGTCGTCAGCATATGTCGGAAATACGGGATGCGCATGCAGGGCCCCAATTGTCTAGGCATAATAAGCGTTCAAAGCAGGGTGAACGCCTCATTTGCGCCCTCAATGCCTCTGCCAGGAAACATAGCGTTTGTCTCACAGAGCGGGGCTCTTGGAAGCGCTATATTGAATTGGGCTATTAGAAACGAGATTGGGTTCACGAAGTTCGTAAGCTTAGGTAATGAGGCTGATTTAAACGAAGCTGACTTCATAGAGGCTTTAGGCGAAGATGAGGATACTAGGGTTATTGGGCTTTATGTAGAGGGCGTTAAGGAGGGCGAACGCTTCGTTGAAGTAGCTAGGAGAGTCTCTAGAAAAAAGCCTATAATAGCCATAAAAGCTGGAACAACTAGCGCCGGAGTAAAAGCGGTTTCATCCCACACGGGATCGTTGGCGGGGTCAGAGACAGCCTTCTCAGCAGCCTTCAAAAAAGCTGGGATAATAAGGGTTAACACTCTGGAGGAGCTGTTTAACCTTGTTATATCGTTCAGCCTACAGCCAATCCCAAAAGGTAAAAGGGTCTTAATAGTGACGAACGGCGGAGGCCCAGGTATATTAACGGCTGACGCATGCGAGAAGATGGGGTTAGATCTACCGCTGCTGGAGTACGAGATAATAGAGAAGCTTCGGGAGCAGATGCCTCCCCATGCAAGCCTAAGTAATCCGCTGGATGTTCTAGGTGACGCTGAAGAAAACCGGTATAAATTGGCTTTAGAGTCCGGTTTAAAGAGTGGAAATGTGGATGGAATAATAGTTATTTTAACGCCGCAAGCTGTAACCCCATGTGAGGAGATCGCTAAGGTTGTTGCCGAGGTGGGAAAATCGTCCACTAAACCGATAATAGCGTCCTTCATGGGGCTTGAAGACACTTCTCCAGCCATCAGAACGCTTAAGGAGGGCCGCATACCGAATTACGCTTTCCCAGAATCAGCTGCCTTCGTTCTAAAAACAATGCATGAATACAGCCTCATACGTGATATGCCGGTTGAAGGACTAGCTCCGCAGCTAGACGTAAACATAGGGAAGATAGCGGATATAGTCAACCGCGCAAGGCTGGAGGGGCGCCCAACTCTAATGGTCGATGAGGTTATTGAGGTGGCTAAGGCGGCGGGCATACCTATGCCGACGGCTGGAATAGCTAGGAGCAGGGAGGAAGCCGGAAAAATAGCTGATTCAATCGGCTACCCGGTCGTCCTAAAAATAGTCTCACCCGATATACTGCATAAGACAGATATCGGCGGCGTTATACTAGGCGTTAGAAGCCGCAGCGAAGCCGAAGAAAACTATGAGATTTTAGTGAGGAGAGCGCGTTCCGCTATTCCAGGCGCAAGGATAACCGGCGTCCTCGTGCAGAAAATGGCGCCTCCAGGTAAGGAGGTCATCGTCGGCGCGGTTAGAGACCCTCAGTTCGGCCCATTAATAATGTTTGGTTTAGGCGGGATATACGTTAACTTCCTGAGAGACGTCTCGTATCGCCTAGGCCCGCTGACAAGGTCTGAAGCAGCCCAGATGATTGAGGAGACCAGAGCTTATACTCTCCTTAGAGGCGTTAGAGGTGAGCCGCCCTCAGATATAGATGCGGTTATCGATGTGATCCTCAAGATATCGCAGATTATGATGCAGGTCAAGGAGATATCTGAGATGGAGGTTAACCCGCTTTTTGTTTATGAGAGCGGCGAAGGATGCTTAGGGGTTGACATAAGAATAATAATAAGTAGGATTTAA
- a CDS encoding 50S ribosomal protein L18, with translation MAEGPSYSVPFRRRREGKTDYRLRKKLILSGLPRLIVRKTNRNIIAQLVRATVIGDVVIASAHSRELRKKYNWLGDLNNLPAAYLTGMLCGLKAAKKGVREAVLDIGLHTPSRGAAVFATMKGFVDAGIEVPHDESILPDESRIRGEHIAKYAEMLASESMEKYTKYFSEYLSRNLPPQKLPEHFDMVKEKILADFRNGE, from the coding sequence ATGGCTGAAGGGCCCTCGTATAGCGTTCCGTTCAGGAGGCGTAGAGAGGGTAAAACAGACTACAGGCTTAGAAAAAAGCTTATACTTTCAGGTTTACCTAGGCTTATCGTCAGAAAAACCAATAGAAACATAATAGCTCAGCTTGTGAGGGCAACGGTTATAGGAGATGTGGTTATAGCGTCAGCGCACTCCCGCGAGTTGAGGAAGAAGTATAATTGGCTTGGAGACTTAAACAATCTTCCGGCAGCATATTTGACCGGGATGCTGTGCGGCCTAAAGGCTGCTAAGAAAGGTGTTAGGGAAGCCGTATTAGATATAGGTTTACATACACCTTCAAGGGGTGCAGCCGTATTTGCAACAATGAAGGGATTCGTGGATGCGGGGATAGAAGTTCCACATGATGAATCCATACTGCCAGATGAGTCTAGAATACGCGGTGAACACATAGCGAAGTACGCGGAGATGCTGGCTTCAGAAAGCATGGAAAAATACACAAAATACTTCTCAGAGTACCTGAGCAGGAACCTTCCGCCGCAAAAACTACCTGAGCATTTTGACATGGTTAAGGAGAAAATACTCGCAGATTTTAGAAACGGAGAATAG
- a CDS encoding 50S ribosomal protein L19e, translated as MSLKSQRRMAAEILGVGEDRVWIDPEKIENVEAAITREDIKRLIHEGVIRKLKDRGVSRARARIAHEKKRKGRRRGMGSRSGAMSARVSHQKDWVERIRSLRRRLRELKEKHVISVRVYRQLYLKAKAGAFKSTADLHRYIEAHGLRRKR; from the coding sequence TTGAGTTTAAAGAGCCAGCGCAGGATGGCTGCGGAAATTCTAGGCGTCGGTGAGGATAGAGTTTGGATAGATCCCGAAAAAATTGAGAATGTTGAAGCCGCAATAACTAGGGAAGATATTAAAAGGCTGATACATGAGGGCGTCATAAGGAAACTGAAGGATAGAGGGGTTAGCCGCGCCAGAGCGCGCATCGCTCACGAGAAGAAGAGGAAGGGTAGGCGTAGGGGAATGGGGAGCAGAAGCGGTGCCATGAGCGCTAGAGTTAGCCATCAGAAGGATTGGGTTGAGAGGATCAGGTCTTTAAGAAGGAGGCTTCGTGAACTTAAGGAGAAGCACGTTATATCTGTTAGAGTTTACAGGCAGCTATATCTTAAGGCTAAGGCGGGCGCCTTTAAGTCAACTGCGGACTTGCACCGTTATATTGAGGCGCATGGTTTAAGGAGGAAGCGATGA